A DNA window from Engraulis encrasicolus isolate BLACKSEA-1 chromosome 3, IST_EnEncr_1.0, whole genome shotgun sequence contains the following coding sequences:
- the nudt18 gene encoding 8-oxo-dGDP phosphatase NUDT18: protein MGSATLNLEQHVNNILNGEGMEVTAIDSAPEPLKAVVVRKTVCYIVSALIFNSKKELLMVQEAKPECYGRWYLPAGRMEEGESIEEAVKREVREEAGFECQPITLVQVQEQGPQWVRFAFVAEITGGTLKTEGQADAESLQACWWDRESDLPLRGRDILPLIEMGLRYVEKPRFAPMLPLDLPCPVVCQRLVLTFASGIYVWILVGNGARGPIAISSVREEQKSRKAPPLATANSRGSESEVQGVSDALRGCNSVAGSMQRGNVIQRGNSCEAGSSSLQRANSVQRGNSCEAGGIQRGNSCEAEAALDDLDVHLPVSLSTKTHTVTWAAHRLVQESMPSCYYDLDINTHGLLGVQHCGRQPGKTDGLVFNTLVSITLERRGSGGGLGLGGEAAGGGGGLPSPPAVETGPYRWHKVDSTSLRDDILRRIRQGSTVPILSLY from the exons ATGGGCTCGGCAACACTCAACTTGGAACAGCACGTGAATAACATTCTGAACGGCGAAGGGATGGAGGTGACAGCCATCGATTCCGCTCCAGAGCCACTAAAAGCAGTGGTCGTGAGGAAAACGGTTTGCTACATTGTAAGCGCACTTATCTTTAATTCAAAG aaggAACTCCTCATGGTGCAGGAGGCCAAGCCGGAGTGTTATGGGCGCTGGTACTTGCCAGCGGGCCGCATGGAGGAAGGGGAGAGCATCGAGGAGGCGGTGAAGAGAGAGGTGCGGGAGGAGGCCGGCTTCGAGTGTCAGCCAATCACGCTCGTCCAGGTGCAGGAGCAGGGCCCACAGTGGGTCCGATTCGCCTTTGTGGCTGAAATCACAG GAGGGACGTTGAAGACCGAAGGCCAGGCTGACGCCGAGTCCCTGCAGGCGTGCTGGTGGGACCGGGAGTCCGACCTGCCCCTGCGCGGCCGTGACATCCTGCCCCTCATCGAGATGGGCCTGCGCTACGTCGAGAAGCCCCGGTTCGCCCCCATGCTGCCCCTGGACCTCCCGTGCCCCGTGGTGTGCCAGCGCCTCGTCCTCACCTTCGCCTCGGGCATCTACGTCTGGATCCTGGTGGGCAACGGTGCCCGGGGGCCCATCGCGATCAGCAGCGTGCGCGAGGAGCAGAAGAGCAGGAAGGCCCCCCCCTTGGCCACGGCCAACAGCCGAGGCTCCGAGAGCGAGGTGCAGGGGGTGAGCGATGCGCTAAGGGGCTGCAACAGCGTGGCAGGCAGCATGCAACGGGGTAACGTCATACAAAGGGGCAACAGCTGCgaggcaggcagcagcagcttGCAGAGGGCCAACAGCGTGCAGAGGGGCAACAGCTGCGAGGCAGGCGGCATACAAAGGGGCAACAGCTGCGAGGCCGAGGCGGCGCTGGACGACCTCGACGTCCACCTGCCGGTGTCCCTGTCCACCAAGACGCACACGGTGACGTGGGCCGCCCACCGGCTGGTGCAGGAGAGCATGCCCTCCTGCTACTACGACCTGGACATCAACACGCACGGCCTGCTGGGAGTGCAGCACTGCGGCCGCCAGCCGGGCAAGACGGACGGCCTGGTCTTCAACACGCTGGTGTCCATCACACTGGAGCGGAGGGGCAGCGGAGGAGGGTTGGGGCTAGGGGGGGAGGCGGCTGGGGGAGGGGGCGGTCTGCCGTCGCCCCCTGCGGTGGAGACGGGGCCGTACCGCTGGCATAAAGTGGACAGCACGTCCCTCAGGGACGACATCCTGCGCAGGATACGGCAGGGGTCGACGGTGCCCATCCTCAGCTTGTACTGA